The Echinicola rosea genome has a segment encoding these proteins:
- a CDS encoding SusC/RagA family TonB-linked outer membrane protein — protein sequence MMKYIKAGFVCCICLVLLPLHLMAQGTMKINIAPIVRASSGDPITGAIITSDQDDYSAVSDSLGSVKLEVTSNAYLAVEAPGYETKILQAHSELEEIVMFPYLEGEEVLVAFQTKDKRDLMGGISYVNMPNVLNENYITYPLDGMEAYVGGYNGNLWGNNSYLTLVDGVPRDLGSVMPTEIAQMTFLKGVNAIALYGSRGAKGVLLVTTKRGVANTQTIDVRTNAGVNMPKSYPKYLGSGEYMALYNEARSNDGLSPLYTEEDIYNYSSGRNPYRYPNVDYYSDDYLQKAYTRYDATMEISGGNEKARYYTNLGFWTEGSVLDFGQAAENGNERLNVRGNVDINLNDYISAKVDAAAIFYNGKGINADYWGGSTTLRPYRFAPLIPVDMLSPDDETSQNYVQNSQHLIDGKYLLGGTQLDQTNPIAGSYAGGSSKYTSRQFQFNAGVDADLSNVLEGLSFNSLFGLDYATSYNLSFNNDYAVYQPSWTNFNGMDEIASLTKYGQDASSKTQNIDNSWFRQTLSFSGQLNYQKVIDNWHNISAMLIANGFQTAESAIYHKASNANLGLYGSYNYKGKYYLDFSGAMVRSAKLAPGNRNAFSPTVSLGWRLSEEDFLASSSVVDNLRLSISGGILHTDLDIEEYYLYEGIYTDEGSWYEWKDGLSNTATDVRRGENLELAMPKREEISVELDASLFDKLITLNGSFFTSKMTGLFVQNNNIYPNYFNTGWPISSWIPYINYNNDQRTGADFQLNLNKRIGQVDWSLGFSGIYYTTKASRRSENFEFDYQSRVGKPLDGLWGLESLGFFSGIDDIENSPQQAFGEVMPGDIKYKDQNGDGVINAQDEVYLGRGGWSGAPLTMGVNITASYKNFTFFALGTARTGAYAMKTNNYFWVNGDDKYSEVVRGRWTESTKDMATYPRLTTLNGANNFRNSDFWMYSTNRFDLSRVQLSYTFPSNMFGERFLKGLDIYANGANLLTISPNREILEMNIGSAPQTRFYNVGIKAKF from the coding sequence ATGATGAAATATATAAAAGCAGGTTTTGTATGCTGTATCTGTTTGGTGTTGCTTCCACTGCACCTAATGGCCCAGGGTACAATGAAAATAAATATCGCCCCCATCGTGAGGGCCAGTTCCGGAGATCCGATCACTGGTGCCATTATCACCAGTGACCAGGATGATTATTCAGCGGTATCCGATAGTCTGGGAAGCGTAAAGCTGGAGGTAACTTCCAATGCTTACCTTGCCGTAGAGGCCCCAGGTTATGAAACCAAGATCCTTCAGGCTCATTCCGAGCTGGAAGAGATCGTTATGTTTCCATACTTAGAGGGGGAGGAAGTGTTGGTCGCGTTTCAGACCAAAGATAAGCGTGACCTTATGGGGGGTATTTCATACGTGAACATGCCCAATGTTCTGAATGAAAATTACATTACCTATCCCTTGGACGGCATGGAAGCCTATGTGGGAGGCTATAACGGTAACCTATGGGGAAACAACAGCTATCTGACATTGGTGGATGGCGTACCGCGTGACCTTGGCAGTGTAATGCCCACCGAAATCGCCCAGATGACTTTTCTGAAAGGCGTCAATGCTATTGCACTTTACGGAAGCCGTGGTGCCAAAGGGGTACTGCTGGTGACCACCAAAAGGGGAGTGGCCAATACCCAAACCATAGATGTGCGGACCAATGCCGGGGTAAATATGCCCAAAAGCTATCCAAAATACCTGGGATCTGGAGAATACATGGCCTTATACAACGAAGCCCGGTCGAATGACGGCCTGAGTCCCTTATATACCGAAGAGGATATCTATAATTATTCTTCAGGAAGAAATCCCTACCGCTATCCCAATGTGGATTATTATTCAGACGATTACCTACAAAAAGCCTATACCCGCTACGATGCCACCATGGAGATTTCAGGCGGCAATGAAAAGGCAAGGTACTATACCAACCTGGGTTTTTGGACAGAGGGTTCCGTGCTGGATTTTGGGCAGGCTGCTGAAAATGGCAACGAACGGTTAAATGTACGTGGAAATGTGGACATCAACCTGAACGACTACATTTCCGCAAAAGTGGATGCCGCGGCGATCTTTTATAATGGTAAGGGCATCAATGCGGATTATTGGGGCGGTTCCACCACCTTGAGGCCATACCGTTTCGCTCCGCTGATCCCAGTGGATATGCTTTCGCCAGATGATGAGACTTCGCAAAACTATGTGCAAAACAGCCAGCACCTGATCGATGGTAAATACTTGCTAGGCGGTACGCAGCTGGACCAGACCAATCCCATCGCGGGCAGCTATGCCGGAGGTTCGTCCAAGTATACCAGCAGACAGTTTCAATTCAATGCCGGAGTGGATGCGGATTTGAGCAATGTATTGGAAGGCTTGAGTTTTAACTCCCTGTTCGGACTGGATTATGCCACTTCCTATAACCTGTCTTTTAACAATGATTACGCGGTGTACCAACCCAGTTGGACAAATTTCAACGGGATGGATGAAATCGCCAGCCTTACCAAGTACGGGCAGGATGCCAGTTCCAAAACCCAAAATATCGATAACAGCTGGTTCAGGCAGACACTTTCCTTTTCAGGCCAATTGAACTATCAAAAAGTCATCGACAATTGGCATAACATTTCTGCGATGCTCATTGCCAATGGGTTCCAAACAGCTGAATCCGCAATTTACCATAAGGCAAGTAACGCAAATCTAGGACTTTATGGAAGTTATAACTATAAGGGGAAATACTACTTGGACTTTAGCGGTGCCATGGTACGCAGTGCCAAGTTGGCACCGGGCAATCGGAATGCCTTTTCTCCTACGGTTTCCCTTGGCTGGCGGCTCAGTGAAGAGGATTTCTTGGCTTCATCCAGTGTAGTGGACAATCTTAGGTTGTCTATTTCTGGCGGGATTCTTCATACCGACTTGGATATTGAGGAGTATTACTTGTATGAGGGGATCTATACCGATGAGGGTTCTTGGTACGAATGGAAGGACGGCCTTAGCAATACTGCTACTGACGTTAGGAGAGGCGAAAACCTGGAATTGGCCATGCCAAAGCGGGAAGAGATCAGTGTGGAGCTGGACGCTTCGCTATTTGATAAGTTGATTACGCTGAACGGTTCCTTTTTTACCAGTAAAATGACCGGTTTGTTTGTCCAGAACAATAATATTTATCCAAATTATTTCAACACAGGGTGGCCGATATCCTCTTGGATCCCCTATATCAATTACAACAACGACCAGCGCACAGGAGCTGACTTCCAGCTGAACCTGAACAAACGGATCGGGCAGGTCGATTGGAGCCTGGGATTCTCGGGTATCTATTATACCACCAAGGCCAGCAGGAGATCGGAAAATTTCGAGTTTGATTACCAAAGCCGTGTCGGAAAACCGTTGGATGGACTTTGGGGCTTGGAGAGCTTGGGCTTTTTCTCCGGGATTGATGACATCGAAAACAGTCCCCAGCAGGCATTCGGAGAAGTCATGCCCGGGGACATCAAATACAAAGACCAAAACGGAGATGGGGTCATCAATGCCCAGGACGAGGTTTATCTCGGCCGAGGCGGTTGGTCCGGAGCTCCCCTGACCATGGGGGTAAACATCACTGCCAGCTATAAAAACTTTACCTTCTTTGCGCTGGGTACTGCCCGCACAGGTGCATATGCCATGAAAACCAATAATTACTTCTGGGTAAATGGGGATGACAAGTATTCCGAAGTGGTCAGGGGACGATGGACAGAGTCCACCAAGGACATGGCCACCTATCCACGACTGACCACCTTGAATGGAGCCAATAATTTCCGGAATTCGGATTTCTGGATGTACAGCACCAACAGGTTTGACCTTTCTCGGGTCCAGCTTTCCTATACCTTCCCAAGCAACATGTTTGGTGAGCGGTTCCTGAAAGGACTGGACATTTACGCCAATGGCGCCAACCTACTGACCATTTCACCCAACAGGGAAATTCTCGAGATGAATATTGGCAGTGCCCCTCAGACCAGGTTTTATAATGTTGGTATCAAAGCGAAGTTTTAA